In bacterium, one genomic interval encodes:
- the miaB gene encoding tRNA (N6-isopentenyl adenosine(37)-C2)-methylthiotransferase MiaB, with protein MNLADSSTLASTLITRGYRRVADESQADLIILNTCSVREKAEDRVYGRLGEIYRFKKQKPHLKVAVVGCMAQRLGDDLRRRVPHVDFVLGTDRLFELPDALEGIEGTSSVMTAFGHENMDMIAPIKETPYSGFVTISRGCDNYCTYCIVPYVRGKEREHSADYIVDAVKKMVDEGVVEVTLLGQNVNSYEFDGTDFPGLLARVSRETGIARVRFMTSHPKDLSRKLVDTLADEPKVMPHIHLPLQSGANRVLQKMGRIYTIEHYLRIVEYIRKKLEYVSLTTDLIVGFPTETEEEFEATLDAVRAVQYDSAFMFRYSVRPGTTAAQYPDDVPEEDKIRRLNKLIALQQSVSYDRNQREIGQVRSSLIEGASRRSDEYLRARTEGNKTILFKTDEPLSPGMVVPIRVNSADAFTLHGEIAELN; from the coding sequence ATGAATCTCGCCGATTCGTCGACGTTGGCGTCTACCCTGATAACCAGGGGATACCGGCGTGTTGCGGACGAATCCCAGGCCGACCTGATCATCCTGAATACCTGTTCCGTGAGGGAAAAGGCAGAGGACCGCGTGTATGGCCGGCTCGGCGAGATCTACCGCTTCAAAAAGCAAAAGCCGCACCTGAAGGTGGCGGTGGTTGGCTGCATGGCCCAGCGACTAGGGGATGATCTGAGACGGCGGGTCCCCCATGTTGACTTTGTCCTTGGGACCGATCGCCTGTTTGAACTCCCCGACGCTCTCGAGGGAATCGAGGGGACCAGTTCCGTCATGACCGCGTTTGGTCATGAGAATATGGATATGATCGCGCCGATCAAGGAGACTCCCTATTCCGGTTTTGTTACCATCTCCCGGGGCTGCGACAACTACTGCACTTATTGCATAGTCCCATACGTGCGCGGGAAAGAGCGCGAACACTCCGCTGATTACATTGTCGATGCGGTCAAGAAGATGGTGGATGAGGGAGTGGTTGAGGTCACACTGCTGGGACAGAATGTCAACAGCTACGAATTTGACGGGACGGACTTTCCCGGACTGCTTGCTCGCGTTTCCCGCGAAACGGGTATTGCGCGGGTGCGTTTCATGACCTCCCATCCCAAAGATCTCTCCCGCAAGCTGGTCGATACTCTGGCCGATGAGCCCAAGGTGATGCCTCATATCCATCTCCCGCTGCAGTCCGGGGCAAACCGGGTCCTGCAGAAGATGGGGCGCATCTACACGATCGAGCATTATCTGAGGATCGTTGAGTATATCCGCAAAAAGCTCGAGTATGTCTCCCTGACCACCGACTTGATTGTCGGATTCCCGACTGAGACAGAGGAGGAGTTTGAGGCGACTCTCGATGCCGTCAGGGCTGTCCAGTACGATTCGGCTTTCATGTTCCGGTACTCCGTTCGTCCGGGAACCACCGCCGCACAGTATCCGGATGATGTTCCTGAAGAGGACAAGATTCGCCGTCTCAACAAGCTGATCGCCTTGCAGCAATCGGTGAGTTACGATCGGAACCAACGTGAGATCGGCCAGGTGCGGTCATCGCTGATCGAAGGAGCCTCGCGGCGTTCCGACGAGTATCTGCGCGCGCGAACCGAAGGAAATAAGACTATCCTGTTTAAGACTGATGAGCCGTTGTCGCCCGGAATGGTTGTCCCTATCAGGGTAAACTCGGCCGATGCTTTCACCCTCCATGGGGAGATAGCGGAACTGAACTGA
- a CDS encoding putative Ig domain-containing protein: MKLVSPRFLLILTLFLLTTAITASADSVSDTDWTNVPSSQIHQQMSLAKSRALLSERFATQRIATAPMANTQTNYDVGFYDVRMRINDTTEIIYGTVRIVAAAAEDNVSQVQVDFYDNMTIDSITWPGGTRTYSRTTNVVTIDLDHAYNTGEQFEMTVHYHGHPIEGGFQAFAFDTRTSGKVMSSLSEPYYARTWWPCKDRMDDKADSFNIAIQVDSAFYVGSNGTLDSTILSTNTRTYYYCVRYPMASYLFSVACSKYTVWTNNYIYNGGLDTMPVVHATYPDRYSYALPRWGITPNAISLLSETFGPYPFLDEKYGHSNFEWGGGMEHQTMTSMTGSNFGFSEAVVVHELTHQWFGDMITCNNWGHIWLNEGFASYGEAVYYLNRDGWTNYHSYMQSQDYTLGGTIYVYDTSSVGNIFNNIVYDKGSWVVHMLRGVLGETKFAQAMDAYVTSQYQHKSATTEQFRDLVEVTTGEELDWFFQEWIYGTYRPAYQFAYYGENTPGGWNLYLHVAQTQTTNPQVFTMPVDIAIDYLDGTHDTVTVMVDERDEMFKLTLPKQVVNAEFDPNRWILRYLTDLTWGMYIVTTTPELDEGAQYHPYRDTIEQRGSQGALDITFLSGSLPPGLSIDAEGVITGLPTDTGSFTFTIRYRDTWGGTSDQATFTLHIGPGQLVPGDVNLSFTQCDLSDLSLIIAYLTIPGQTIPLGLTADVNNSCVVDLSDLSTMISFLTVGNVTMQVGCAP, from the coding sequence GTGAAATTGGTCTCGCCCCGGTTTCTGCTAATCCTCACCCTGTTTCTCCTGACAACCGCCATAACTGCCAGTGCAGACTCAGTCTCCGACACCGACTGGACCAATGTCCCGTCCTCTCAGATCCACCAGCAGATGTCGCTCGCCAAAAGCCGCGCATTGCTCAGCGAACGTTTTGCCACTCAGCGGATTGCCACCGCCCCGATGGCCAACACGCAAACCAACTACGATGTTGGTTTCTATGATGTTCGCATGCGTATCAACGATACTACGGAGATCATTTACGGCACTGTTCGTATTGTAGCTGCAGCTGCCGAAGACAACGTGTCCCAAGTGCAGGTCGACTTCTATGACAATATGACAATCGACTCGATCACATGGCCGGGGGGGACCCGCACCTATTCGCGAACCACCAATGTTGTCACTATCGACCTGGACCATGCCTATAACACCGGTGAGCAGTTTGAAATGACCGTTCATTATCACGGTCATCCGATCGAGGGCGGCTTCCAGGCGTTTGCTTTTGATACTCGTACGAGCGGCAAGGTGATGTCGTCATTATCCGAACCGTACTATGCCCGCACCTGGTGGCCCTGCAAAGACCGTATGGATGACAAAGCGGATTCGTTCAATATCGCGATCCAGGTCGACAGCGCTTTCTATGTCGGCTCCAACGGTACCCTTGATTCCACCATATTGAGCACCAATACTCGTACATACTACTACTGCGTCCGATACCCGATGGCGTCGTATCTATTCTCGGTCGCCTGCTCCAAGTACACTGTCTGGACGAACAACTACATTTACAACGGCGGCCTTGATACTATGCCGGTTGTTCATGCCACTTACCCGGATAGATATTCATATGCGCTTCCGCGATGGGGAATTACTCCCAACGCGATCTCGCTACTCTCTGAAACTTTTGGGCCATACCCGTTTCTGGATGAAAAGTACGGTCACTCAAACTTTGAATGGGGTGGAGGGATGGAACATCAGACCATGACCTCTATGACCGGCTCAAACTTTGGGTTCTCAGAAGCGGTGGTTGTCCACGAGTTAACTCACCAGTGGTTCGGTGATATGATCACATGTAATAACTGGGGCCATATCTGGTTGAATGAGGGCTTTGCCTCCTACGGTGAGGCGGTCTATTACCTCAACCGCGACGGATGGACCAATTACCACTCGTATATGCAGTCGCAGGACTACACTCTCGGCGGCACGATCTATGTCTATGATACTTCGTCCGTTGGCAATATCTTCAATAATATCGTTTATGACAAAGGCTCGTGGGTTGTGCATATGCTCCGCGGTGTTTTGGGTGAGACCAAATTTGCGCAGGCGATGGATGCTTATGTCACCTCGCAGTATCAGCACAAGTCAGCGACCACTGAGCAGTTCCGTGATCTGGTTGAGGTCACCACTGGCGAAGAACTCGACTGGTTTTTCCAGGAGTGGATCTACGGTACCTATCGACCGGCCTATCAGTTCGCGTATTATGGCGAAAATACCCCGGGCGGATGGAACCTGTACCTCCACGTGGCCCAGACACAGACCACCAATCCGCAGGTCTTCACCATGCCGGTGGATATTGCTATTGATTATCTTGATGGAACCCACGACACCGTGACGGTGATGGTAGATGAGCGCGATGAGATGTTCAAGCTCACGCTCCCTAAGCAGGTCGTGAACGCTGAGTTTGATCCAAACCGCTGGATCCTTCGCTATCTCACCGACCTGACCTGGGGTATGTATATTGTTACGACTACGCCTGAACTTGACGAGGGAGCCCAATATCACCCATATCGCGATACCATCGAACAGCGCGGTTCGCAGGGTGCTCTGGACATAACGTTCCTCTCCGGCTCACTGCCGCCAGGATTGTCAATCGATGCCGAAGGAGTCATCACTGGGCTTCCCACCGACACCGGCAGTTTCACGTTTACCATTCGCTATCGGGATACCTGGGGCGGAACCTCGGATCAGGCGACATTTACCCTTCATATAGGCCCGGGCCAGCTTGTCCCCGGTGACGTCAATTTGTCATTCACCCAGTGCGATTTGAGCGACTTATCGCTCATAATCGCCTACCTGACAATACCGGGCCAGACCATTCCGCTCGGTCTTACCGCCGATGTCAACAACTCATGCGTGGTCGATCTTTCTGATCTGAGCACCATGATCAGCTTCCTGACGGTCGGCAATGTCACCATGCAGGTGGGTTGCGCTCCGTAA